The region ataattatatatatgtgtgtagtGTGTGTAGTGTGTGTAtaatctgtatatatatataaacatacatgTTGTTTGTTTAAAAGGTTTGATGTGCTTAGTTGGAAATGGTCTTAGtttttaattaactaattagttaggggttcaattcccaacttatacaaataaaacaattttaataatattcatttaaaaacataaataaataaataaaaattaattaacggGCTAGCCCGTCAGCCCGTCCTACACGGGTTGGGTTGGTCAAATCCCAACTCGTGGGAAAACGGGTCGGCCCATCCCGGCTCGCTTTCCTACCAACTCGAGACGGGTCAGCCCATATGGGATGGGTTGACCCGTTTTGACAGCACGTATTGTGCGAATaggttaatgtccaatgtttataattaaataaatattcaaaatatatcaatgcaagattatataggagaagtttatacataggtaattgaatgccgaatttgtttatttaaatatgtaactcaaagtatatgaatccaagattatataggaaattcattataattgtcactaaaataaacgtttgcaactttgtattaatataattagcttcaaaatattttttcatggtattaataaaatacttgaaaaataaatatataacattattttgtattatacctttgatatttaattacaagatagtgtaaaaagaagataatggacaatgtaatgaatatcaattgatgaatttgaatgtaaagaatctttgcattggagAAAATAgagacaatataattaatgaaattatttctcttatttaatttaattttttgataatgaataattttttcaaataaaggcgAGTTGACACATAATCCTAAATGAAACAAGGGTCAAATATGTCATTGAACTGCACACCATAATACAATTAAGTCACTGAACCTAAAAACCTACAATTGAGTCCCTACACTAACCAATTTCATGCAAATCTTCCAATATACAtgtttctaacaagtaaccataaattaaaaatatttttaaatttttttaaataattatttaaaaaaaaaaaaaaaaaagatcttcGCTAAAGATGAAGTAAGAAACCTTCTTCGCCTCCGGCCATGGGGACGAAGAGTGGAGTTGATGAGCATAGCAGTGCCTTCAAAGCCGCAAGTGTCGCCAACTTTCTTGAATCTCCGCCAGTAGTTGTTGAAAGCATAGGAAGCATGGGCAACAAGCCAACAATGGTGTTGGGAAAATAGCAACTATCGTGAGGTCTAATGGCTTCGCAGTCTGCACCGCCTTCTCCACAGGCGTAGTCCATAGCCTCCACCATGCGCCACCGCCACAGAGACTTCGCCCCCAGACGCCTTACACAGCGACAAGTGTGGCCCGTATGGGGGAGTTGTAGGGTTGAACATCGGAGCTGGATAATGAGCCACCAGAGAAAGGAATCTGACTAATGAATAGTTATGCTCTAtacatatttatgaaattttatatgggAACTAGACTAGATTCAAATCTCATCTGAGTCCTCATTACTACTTAGAATGTACCCAGAAAACAGTCCTTGTGATTGAATAAATATTTCATGTTGCCCTAAATAGCATAGAATCTAGCCACTGGTATTGTAAGGGCAAAATATTCAAATCAAGCAACCCACAAAACATCAGAAATTAAGGCCATCTTAATTGGGGAAAGCGTTGAATATGACAAGACTCGTGTTCTAAACAATCCCATAAAGGTTTTTTTCCCACAAGCATCATTCTGGGGAAATCGCTTCAGGGGAAGAGATTTACCAGATTATATCTTATGGACAACATATGTAAGAAAGTATGCATAGTCACAGGCAATGGTCTTAAACAGTTATGGCATTGAGTATCAGATGGCCAAATACATGAGTATCTCTATTTTTGTGGCTTCCACAACCAGCTTGATTTGAAGGTCAAATATATATCAGTTCTTCCTTCCCTCGCACAGAATAACATGGTACCCATGCCTGAAATTTGAAGAAAGCAGCAATCAGAACTTTTAGTAACAAGAACACCAATTAggagggtaaccccaaccaagatggctaaggatacaaacttgtaaccacaaggtcatgaTTTCGAATCTCAGTCCTATTGGTTTGGGTCGGTCAGCTATGGATAACCTAAGCTGGTTttcctccttgtggtcctttgccggctagggttaTAAGACtgggtttacccagtgcacaccctcggTAGTGGCTGCGGGTTTCCCTCATTACCCCAAAAGAGCGCCAATTCGTAGTCAAAACGCCAGAATTCTTACGTTGATTTGAATGGTGCACTCGTAGCTCCAATAGTTGTGTTAAAGGCAACTTCCTGAAATGGGCCAGCCATTTTGCCACGTGGAAACCATCCAAGATCTCCGCCTTTCTTCCCTGATGGACATTCTGAATATTCTGCAGCTAGCTGGACAACATAGCATGTAAAGTCACTTAAAGTGTGAGATAGGTTGTATGTATCCCAATTTAATCTAAAACTTACACTCCTATAACAAAAAATTCAAGCTAATATAATGTGGACAGTTATAACAGAGAGCAAATAAAGGAGAATGTTAACTCCAGCAGAGACGGTAAGGTATCTGTCTGTACTCATGACTATAGCAATATGAAACCTCTGTTTTACTGTTCTTTATCAATGGCCTTAGCTCTAGACCAGCCTTTACTTACCATGGAGTACTTGTAACATTGATATGacgaaaaaaaagaaaaaaaaaaaaaaacctttaggAACATCCTTTGGATCAAAGGAGAAAAGGTCCAGTAAGGCTTGACTGGTTATCAAGGTAGCttctaggaaaaaaaaaaaagggggaatgTCCTACAGTAAACAGCTAAGGGAATTCAGAAATTTGAAACAGGTATTAATTGTTACTCCATATATAAGCAGTGGCAAGGTTCACCAGAGGCGTTATAGCGGAGATGTCTgcattgaatttttatttttttctattgcCCAGGGTCAGCAAATGTCGTTCGAGAGAGGAAAAGGTGGAGGTGTTAAAACATTTTTTAGGTTAACTGCTAACATGAGTTCACATTCAAGGTTTCCAGTTTCCTTCTACGTTCATTTCCCACTTTAGTGattatcattatatttaacATACAAAATAGGGTAAAAATAGGTTTAAACTACTTTAGAAGTGAGAATCTCCTTTGAACCTTTAGATAGCACAAATCATGTTATATGATCTTTGTATttaaacaaagaaaaggaaagcttCTGCCCATGTACTCCACAAGGTTTTCTATCCAAATTAAACTATCAGATGAAGATGCTTTGCATCAATTTTGCTGCATGCACTACAGCACTATTTTAAATAGAAGGTTGGCACACAAATACTAACAACTTTTGCATTTAAAACTACTCTGCAAAAGAGAAATATCAATCAGGTACCTTGGCAAACTCAGACGGTGGAACCTTATCTCCATTGTCCAACCAGCCATCCTGTAGCTTCTTGTATGCTTCATTAATCTTAGACTGCTTCTCACATAGGATATGCCTTGCTGGAAAGAGCAATTAGAGGATTTAGAGCATTTATAAGCAACTTCACAATGCGATGTTCCTATTTAAACTCAAAATTGTCTCAATAGGTAAAGTTAATGACAGTGGACTGTGATTATAGTTTACAGATTTAGATCGTGAACAAtccataattatttaattatgaatttttggctCAAAATAAGCTAAACATTTTTGTATAATCAATCATCTCTAGCAAGCAAATAGAGAGTAGGATATTTAACCTATAATCATAAGAATCACATTGAACAATCTTTATCAAACACAACCAACATCTAATCGATATTTTTGCAGAAGATAAAGGCAACAGACCTTTCACATATGTACAGGTTCCAAGGCCATCTCCCTTTCCACCTTTTCCTTTACCCTTTGAACCAGTGTCATCACTTCCACCGGCTGCCTGTTTACCCTTTCCCTTGCTATCCTTGGGCTTGGAATCTTTCCCCATGGCTGTGAGCTTTTACTTCAAAGAATGAAAATGGCACAAAATTCATGTATTACGGCCAAAGACCATTagaaattggaccaaaatgaaaAACACCTAGGGCCCATTTATTTCAGGAAATTGTtctctgttttctaatttttcagctttcattctctgttttcggTTTAAAAagcttgtttactaacactgattttcaaatctattttttttagactagcattataaaattaacacaagtgTAACTTCAAGTGACTTTTAGAccctatatttaaaatatttttggatatgtttggtttaaaaggagtaaatataatttttactttcaagtctaagatttttacatttgatatccgaatcAAATTTATATCCtgtataacataactaaaaatatatctgaACCAATAACCATTTGTTTGGTTTAAAAGGAATAAACTCCAAGTTTGAGAAGCAAGCATTGCCAAGCTAAAGCAGATAAGAGAATTACAAGTAAGAAACTAGAAAAAAGAGACAGCATAAGCACTTGACACTGTGGGCAAAACTCAAGGacttgaaaaaatgtaataatggCAGCTTATAAAAGACAAAATCTTTACTCACAAGTGAGCAAAGGGAAAATTAGGGCTAGCCAATGTGATGAAGCCAAAAGATAAATCCAACCAATACTCAAAATAAATCACACAATATATCATACCCCTCCCCATAGGCCCTAACTTCAAATGAATGAACCGACCGAAAAGTACCATGCATACAAAGAAAGAGGAGTTAAAGTGTTAAACCCAACCCGTGATTGAAAGGCCCTCATATTAAACCCTCTACCAAAACCTTTCTGTGAAATCTCTATAAACACACTCACCTTGCTAATcgatagaaaaaaaattaaatttaaaaaaattttaaaacaaaaacaacacaACTGAATCGGCAGAAACTGCTTACTCTCATATGCAAGTAAAGAATTTAATCATCATGGTATGAAAATTAGGAGAACAGCCCAGAATGACAGTAAAGACGATAAAATGAATTGAGAGCGGAAAAGACGAATCGAATCAGAGTCATAATTTGACTATAAAACCTAACTTGGGACTCTGTTAAGCTTCTTACCTCTGATAATTAGTTTCGATGGGTTGGAGAGTGGAGTATTGGAGATGAGGAACCGGAGCTatgatttatcattttatatttttattatattgggGCTCTTCCCATTTTGATTTTACGAATTTGCCCCCACTCAGCTGAAAAGTCAAACCAGtttgcaatttattttttttttgcaaagattaataaaaatataaaaaataaaaaataaaaagccaaTCCACCGAGTAATGAATCATTATTACATGCACTATGATCCgtacagctatgtggaccataaaaaaatacatttttgatatactaaaagtacattatttgtattgtTTAAAAAACAGTATGTTATTTGTGTACgtaatacattatttgaatactgcaAGTACATGATTTtacatactatcaaataatgtacattcaatatacaaataatatagttttagtatattaaaaatgtcccttatatttatggtccacacaataatttgcctcgaACAATTGACGAGGAATAACTTAATCCgctaaaattttatatttgcggtcaaataagttatgaagttaaaaaaaattactattataattttttgggaaaagggtcaaataaatccctaaactttacaccaaaagtcaattaggcccttgaacttttaaaatgtgcaattaaaccctcaaacatgtcaaattaaGGCATGAAGCCAAAAAAATAGGTAAATTACTGGTCATTTGTATCAGTTCGACGATCGACGACGACTTcctttggtcgccttctcctgcTAAGGCGACCAGTAAAGGTCGCCTTCGCTCCCTTCGCTAGAGAAGGCGACCTTTTGCTTGCTGGTGACGTTTTTTGGCAATTATTTACCAGTAACATGTTGGTTACCGATAAATTTGATGTATTTGACCAAAAATAGCATGTTTGAGGGTTTTATtgcacattttaaaagtttaagagcctaattgacttttggtgtaaagtttagatgtctatttgaccatttttcctaatttttttaactAATTACTGGTCGGTAATGGTTATCTTGACATTAGGAAAtgcaataattaatttttgattgtTTCTTAGTTATGAACTGAAAAAATATAGGTTATTTCATTTTGCGGTTGGTTATGCCTATGTTAAAATTTATATCAAGTTATTTCGGTTATTACTCAAAAACCGATAGAAATCAATAGTtacacaattattatttttggatcaATTTTTAAATGcttaaatcaatttaattgtTTGATCTAGGTGTTTGTtaattagtttttctttttatctatttttggagcaaaacattaaatttttgaagaattgtttttttcaaaaatcccttacaaatagaaattatcaaaaaaacaaaacaaaacaaaatcaattgATTCTATGCCCACTTTGGTTGAATGCCATTGTGACACATTGTCCAATAACTAAAACGTTAtgattttattctcttttttatttgattattattctttattacaaaaaatattttattatttattgatccATTAATTGATGAGGAATAACTGAATCtgtcaaaattttgataaaaacttgtgtgagaccgttacATAAGTCTCAATCCGTTA is a window of Ipomoea triloba cultivar NCNSP0323 chromosome 11, ASM357664v1 DNA encoding:
- the LOC115997486 gene encoding peptidyl-prolyl cis-trans isomerase NIMA-interacting 4; its protein translation is MGKDSKPKDSKGKGKQAAGGSDDTGSKGKGKGGKGDGLGTCTYVKARHILCEKQSKINEAYKKLQDGWLDNGDKVPPSEFAKLAAEYSECPSGKKGGDLGWFPRGKMAGPFQEVAFNTTIGATSAPFKSTHGYHVILCEGRKN